The following coding sequences lie in one Streptomyces xiamenensis genomic window:
- the nadA gene encoding quinolinate synthase NadA — translation MNTAPSTADPLDVQPSPLALLLLGREADAASERGVDCPGDLPSPSDPDLVARARAAKERLGERVFVLGHHYQRDEVIQFADVTGDSFKLARDAAARPDAEYIVFCGVHFMAESADILTTDDQRVILPDLAAGCSMADMATAEQVAEAWDVLTEAGVAERTVPVSYMNSSADIKAFTGRHGGTICTSSNAERALRWAFGQGEKVLFLPDQHLGRNTAVRDLGLSLEDCVLYNPHKPNGGLTAQQLRDAKMILWRGHCSVHGRFSLESVEDVRARVPGVNVLVHPECRHEVVAAADYVGSTEYIINTLDAAPAGSKWAIGTELNLVRRLANRYAAEGKEIVFLDRTVCFCSTMNRIDLPHLVWTLEALAEGRTVNRITVDPQTEKYAKLALEQMLALP, via the coding sequence GTGAACACCGCCCCGAGCACCGCCGATCCCCTGGATGTCCAGCCCTCTCCCCTGGCCCTGCTGCTGCTGGGCCGCGAGGCCGACGCCGCCAGCGAGCGCGGCGTGGACTGCCCCGGCGACCTCCCCTCCCCCTCGGACCCCGACCTGGTCGCCCGGGCCCGCGCCGCCAAGGAGCGGCTGGGCGAGCGCGTCTTCGTCCTGGGCCACCACTACCAGCGCGACGAGGTCATCCAGTTCGCCGATGTCACCGGCGACTCCTTCAAGCTCGCCCGTGACGCCGCAGCCCGCCCCGACGCCGAGTACATCGTCTTCTGCGGCGTGCACTTCATGGCCGAGTCCGCCGACATCCTCACCACCGACGACCAGCGGGTCATCCTGCCCGACCTGGCCGCCGGCTGCTCGATGGCCGACATGGCCACCGCCGAGCAGGTGGCCGAGGCCTGGGACGTCCTCACCGAGGCCGGGGTCGCCGAGCGGACCGTGCCCGTCTCGTACATGAACTCCTCCGCCGACATCAAGGCCTTCACCGGCCGGCACGGCGGCACCATCTGCACCTCCTCCAACGCCGAGCGCGCCCTGCGCTGGGCCTTCGGGCAGGGCGAGAAGGTGCTCTTCCTCCCCGACCAGCACCTGGGCCGCAACACCGCCGTGCGCGACCTGGGCCTGTCCCTGGAGGACTGCGTCCTCTACAACCCGCACAAGCCGAACGGCGGGCTCACCGCCCAGCAGCTGCGCGACGCGAAGATGATCCTGTGGCGCGGCCACTGCTCGGTGCACGGCCGGTTCTCGCTGGAGTCGGTGGAGGACGTCCGGGCCCGGGTCCCCGGCGTCAACGTCCTGGTGCACCCCGAGTGCCGGCACGAGGTGGTCGCCGCCGCCGACTACGTCGGATCGACCGAGTACATCATCAACACCCTGGACGCGGCCCCGGCCGGCTCCAAGTGGGCGATCGGCACCGAGCTGAACCTGGTCCGCCGGCTGGCGAATCGTTACGCCGCCGAGGGCAAGGAGATCGTGTTCCTCGACCGGACCGTCTGCTTCTGCTCCACCATGAACCGCATCGACCTGCCCCACCTGGTGTGGACGCTGGAGGCGCTGGCCGAGGGGCGCACCGTCAACCGCATCACGGTCGACCCGCAGACCGAGAAGTACGCCAAGCTGGCCCTGGAGCAGATGCTCGCCCTGCCCTGA